From the Dunckerocampus dactyliophorus isolate RoL2022-P2 chromosome 12, RoL_Ddac_1.1, whole genome shotgun sequence genome, one window contains:
- the LOC129190828 gene encoding interleukin-1 receptor accessory protein, which translates to MTAFIFTLLRLSLVVATATPAIHESSDPSEAACYDWGEYTLERVSVLEGEASWLSCPLFRHPSLYNYSSSQSAGQNLVWYRLFDGHELEQPITHSVRLSKARERLLLQPAIANDTGQYICMLRNKSHCSKMAVRLTVLRRDEASPGSECDLPVATAASQVVIYLQKGKTINCPDWQEATNMADSPPTVSWYHECQQPNQWTSDREQIGASLEVHYMTDPYQGLYYCQVHYQRGGRALTFTRSVNVTAVYSPSQHEKPSILQPTEDQVFPVKRDSNVRLVCRGYFPYLDSAWEIWWTVNGKTLEELADPRFSRTNHQVNYDFGNRIEESVLLIRDFRSEDLTTTFNCSVRNKQGFETRRAQLEEEVSLPTVELGCGLALTLVLMLVLFVVYHVFWLELLLLYRSWFGTDERDTDDKEFDVYISYARNSDEEKFVLWTLRRVLENELGYTVCIFDRDSLPGGTITDETLSFIARSRRLLVVFGPGYASRGSHALLELKAGIDGIMGGHLRIILVQYKPVQRQDWVQELRMARVVLALVRWQGDKSKELTSRFWKKLRVELPVRRVGLEEEAELMFSQNRTSKHTDLNEAHKVLK; encoded by the exons AT GACAGCCTTCATCTTCACCCTCCTGCGCCTCTCTCTCGTGGTTGCCACGGCGACGCCAGCCATCCATGAGTCCAGTGACCCATCAG AGGCAGCCTGCTACGACTGGGGGGAGTACACCTTGGAGAGGGTCTCCGTCCTGGAGGGGGAGGCAAGCTGGCTGTCCTGTCCTCTCTTTCGTCACCCCTCCCTTTACAACTACTCCTCCTCCCAGAGCGCCGGACAAAACCTGGTGTGGTACCGCCTTTTTGACGGACACGAGCTGGAGCAGCCAATCACGCACAG CGTGCGGCTCAGCAAAGCGAGGGAAAGGTTGCTGCTGCAGCCGGCCATCGCCAACGACACGGGCCAGTACATCTGCATGCTGCG CAACAAGTCACACTGCAGTAAGATGGCCGTGCGTCTGACGGTGTTGCGGCGCGACGAGGCGTCACCGGGCTCTGAATGTGATCTGCCGGTTGCCACGGCAGCAAGTCAGGTGGTTATTTATTTGCAGAAGGGCAAGACGATCAACTGCCCGGACTGGCAAGAGGCCACCAACATGGCCGACAGCCCACCCACTGTCAGCTGGTACCAT gaatGCCAGCAACCTAATCAGTGGACCAGTGATCGTGAGCAGATAGGCGCCAGTCTAGAAGTCCACTACATGACTGACCCTTACCAAGGCCTTTATTACTGTCAGGTGCACTACCAGAGGGGGGGTCGAGCACTGACCTTCACCAGGAGCGTCAACGTGACCGCCGTCT ATTCACCTTCCCAGCACGAAAAGCCCAGCATCCTCCAGCCGACCGAAGACCAGGTCTTCCCTGTCAAACGAG ATTCGAATGTGCGTCTGGTCTGCAGAGGATATTTTCCCTACCTGGACTCAGCCTGGGAGATCTGGTGGACTGTCAATGGAAAGACGCTGGAGGAGCTGGCCGACCCAAGATTCTCCAGAACCAACCA CCAGGTAAATTACGACTTCGGGAACCGCATCGAGGAGAGCGTATTGCTGATCCGGGACTTCCGCTCTGAAGACCTGACCACGACGTTCAACTGCTCCGTGAGGAACAAGCAAGGCTTCGAGACCCGCAGAGCTCAGCTGGAGGAGGAAG TGTCTTTGCCCACGGTGGAGCTGGGCTGTGGTCTCGCCCTGACGCTGGTCCTCATGCTCGTACTCTTTGTGGTCTACCACGTCTTCTggctggagctgctgctgctttacCGCTCCTGGTTTGGTACTGACGAGCGCGACACAG atgatAAGGAGTTCGATGTGTACATCTCGTATGCCCGAAACAGTGATGAAGAGAAGTTTGTTCTATGGACGCTTCGCAGAGTTTTGGAGAACGAGCTGGGATACACAGTGTGTATTTTTGACCGGGACAGTCTGCCAGGGGGGA CCATCACAGATGAGACTCTGAGTTTCATAGCTCGTAGTCGGCGCCTCCTGGTGGTCTTTGGTCCTGGTTACGCCTCCCGGGGCTCGCATGCCCTGCTGGAGCTGAAGGCCGGCATCGACGGCATCATGGGCGGCCACCTGCGGATCATCCTGGTCCAGTACAAGCCGGTGCAGCGGCAGGATTGGGTGCAGGAGCTGAGGATGGCCCGCGTGGTTCTGGCACTGGTGCGTTGGCAGGGTGACAAGTCGAAGGAGCTGACGTCTCGCTTCTGGAAGAAGCTGAGGGTGGAGTTACCCGTCAGGAGGGTGGgtctggaggaggaggcggagcttaTGTTCAGTCAGAACAGAACCAGCAAACACACGGACCTCAATGAAGCACACAAAGTCCTGAAGTGA
- the LOC129190844 gene encoding uncharacterized protein LOC129190844: MMSSCLVSDPSPVLVHSMLRSRRLLFVLSPDFLAEKSFSLLECHLGLDLQRAGRVCVVTVTYSSISKLRCQEVARLRQAASSAMTWRGKRSEPQRSRFWLRLRLALPIRPITMGRRLIDSASSHSDLASLELLGAQILTAPARSSVATTQAASNHSHRRVPPRARGMTATKPQNSKDCSACFGFVTAPQCRIQTQSLNSSHHAHYSAHVEHCPANSSNHAASDSDSTHIDHSNPNPSNHLHCSSNCAHNNPWKLISVQTD, translated from the coding sequence ATGATGTCATCTTGTCTTGTGTCAGATCCCTCACCTGTTCTGGTCCATTCCATGCTGAGGAGTCGCCGCCTGCTGTTTGTCCTCAGTCCTGACTTCCTGGCCGAAAAGAGCTTCAGCCTGCTGGAGTGTCATCTGGGTCTGGACCTGCAGCGTGCCGGCAGGGTCTGCGTTGTCACGGTTACATACAGCTCCATCAGCAAGCTGCGCTGCCAAGAGGTAGCCCGATTACGACAGGCGGCCTCGAGCGCCATGACGTGGCGAGGGAAGAGATCCGAGCCACAGCGGTCGCGGTTCTGGTTGCGGCTGAGGCTGGCTCTGCCCATCCGACCCATCACTATGGGCAGGAGGTTGATTGACAGCGCATCCTCTCACTCGGACCTGGCTTCGCTGGAGCTGCTCGGTGCTCAGATCCTAACAGCACCAGCGAGGTCAAGCGTCGCCACCACACAGGCTGCGTCCAATCACAGCCACAGACGAGTCCCACCCAGAGCGAGGGGCATGACAGCCACCAAGCCACAGAACAGCAAGGACTGCTCAGCGTGTTTTGGATTTGTGACAGCACCACAATGTAGAATACAAACACAGAGCCTGAACTCCTCCCATCACGCGCATTATTCCGCCCATGTTGAGCACTGTCCAGCCAACTCTTCCAATCATGCTGCCAGCGACTCAGACTCCACCCACATTGATCACAGTAATCCAAACCCATCCAATCATCTTCATTGTAGTTCAAACTGCGCCCATAATAACCCTTGGAAGTTGATCTCTGTACAAACTGACTAA